A segment of the bacterium BMS3Abin08 genome:
GCCCTTGATCTCCCGTGCAATCCTGTGGACTGCCTCGAAGTCTCCCGGGGAAGCTACCGGAAAGCCTGCTTCTATGATGTCGATATTAAGCCTTGCAAGCTGTCTTGCAACGTGAAGCTTTTCATCGACGTTCATGGAGGCCCCGGGTGATTGTTCCCCGTCCCTCAACGTGGTATCAAATATCTTGATGTCTCGCATTTTTTCAATATTATCCTGCAGGTGCGTATAGCAGAATCATTAAGCAAAAGAGAAAAGCTATCAAAATCAGGAAGTTTTCCGGCTTCTTCTTTTCTTGTTGTATATGTATATATTCTCTATTATACCCCAAAAGAGATAGGTCATTGCAAAGAAAAAAAGAGCCGATGGTGGGTGAACAACAATAACAAAGATCACAACAACAAAAAAAACAAGCATCCAGAAGGGCTTTCTCTTTTTCATGTTGAATTCCTTGGCACCGTGAAAACGAAGAGTGCTGATCATCAGGATAGCGAGGACAATGGTGAGGAAGAGAACGGGTATGCTTTTCTCAGGAGGTGTGTCAAATACGCTGTGATAGAATATTACCAGCGTAGCGATTACCGTGGCGGCAGCCGGTATGGGCATCCCTGTGAATGAAAGCTTTTCAGTCGATACCATCTGAATATTGTAACGGGCAAGCCTTAGCGCACCGCATGCGACATACAGGAAGGCTGTTGCAGCGCCAATCCTCCCGAAAGGTTCGATAGTCCATGTATATACAAGTACCGCAGGTGCAACTCCGAATGCAACGAGATCGCTAAGGGAATCCAGCTCAAGTCCGAATTTTGTCGAGCTGTTTGTAAGGCGGGCTACCCAGCCGTCGAGGCCGTCGAATACATTGGAGATGAGTATTGCCCAGGCCGCCCTGACATAATCCCCCTGAAGCGCCGAGATTACGGAATAAAACCCGAAAAACATTCCACATAGCGTCAGACCGTTGGGCAGCAGGTAAACCCCCTTTTTCATGAAATCCCTCCTCTTGCTATCACCGTCTCACCTGCCCTGACTTTCTGTCCCTCTTTTACGATGACCGAGACGTCCGCCGGGAGGTGAATATCCACCCTCGAACCGAACTTGACGATACCGTACCGCTGTCCTCTCTTGAGGGTGTCGCCGGCCTTAACCCTGCATACCACCCTCCTGGCCAGGACACCGGCGATCTGTTTTACGAGTATCATGTTACCGCCCGTCTTTAACACCATTGCCGTGTTCTCGTTCACAAGAGAGGCCTCATCTGTAAATGCAGCCTTAAACCTCCCATCCTTGTGTTTTACAAGTTCAACCGTTCCATCACAGGGGGCCCTGTTGACGTGTACATTAAGGGGGGACATAAAGATGCTGATTCTTATGGATTCCCGTTTCAGGTATTCCCCTTCGAATTCTTTTTTGATTGCAATTACCTTTCCGTCGGCAGGTGAGACGTATATGCCCTGGCCGGCAGGGATGACCCTGTCGGGATCCCTGAAGAAAAAGACCATAAAAAGAAGCAGGATGAAAGGGACAATCGCCATCCATGGCCTGGCGATACCATAGACTATCAGTGTCAGCCCTGCAGCAACGTATATGAATGGCCAGCCCTCAGGGGCTATCTTGAGCATC
Coding sequences within it:
- a CDS encoding phosphatidylserine decarboxylase; its protein translation is MLKIAPEGWPFIYVAAGLTLIVYGIARPWMAIVPFILLLFMVFFFRDPDRVIPAGQGIYVSPADGKVIAIKKEFEGEYLKRESIRISIFMSPLNVHVNRAPCDGTVELVKHKDGRFKAAFTDEASLVNENTAMVLKTGGNMILVKQIAGVLARRVVCRVKAGDTLKRGQRYGIVKFGSRVDIHLPADVSVIVKEGQKVRAGETVIARGGIS
- the pcs gene encoding phosphatidylcholine synthase, with the protein product MKKGVYLLPNGLTLCGMFFGFYSVISALQGDYVRAAWAILISNVFDGLDGWVARLTNSSTKFGLELDSLSDLVAFGVAPAVLVYTWTIEPFGRIGAATAFLYVACGALRLARYNIQMVSTEKLSFTGMPIPAAATVIATLVIFYHSVFDTPPEKSIPVLFLTIVLAILMISTLRFHGAKEFNMKKRKPFWMLVFFVVVIFVIVVHPPSALFFFAMTYLFWGIIENIYIYNKKRRSRKTS